A genomic segment from Bryobacteraceae bacterium encodes:
- a CDS encoding PEGA domain-containing protein produces MALRLRFLCFAAAALMAAPPIETHQKIVRVPADTEIDLRLRHTLSSAESKTDERIEFEVVDEVRLGDVIVIPRGSLAWGVLTAVEPKSRLRKNGKIDLDLQAVCLPDGSAAALRAVQRGMINRGAIDTNVSDSVLALPALPVLLFLYGKDITIPKGREFTAYLAEDIQLDRAGLEDPRPGVCTPGVDPFAAPQPAEDVLSTVDVRSNPDGAEIVVNGRFMGFTPATLRLAAGEHQVKLLKPGKATWERLLVVTPGGETRIQAAMEDTLVVSR; encoded by the coding sequence ATGGCGTTGAGACTTCGATTTCTATGCTTCGCCGCGGCTGCGTTGATGGCAGCCCCTCCGATTGAGACGCATCAAAAGATTGTGCGCGTGCCGGCCGATACGGAGATCGATCTGCGTCTTCGGCATACGCTGTCTTCGGCAGAGTCCAAGACCGATGAACGCATCGAGTTCGAAGTGGTGGACGAAGTGCGGCTGGGCGACGTCATTGTGATTCCACGCGGGAGCCTGGCCTGGGGCGTACTCACCGCCGTTGAGCCTAAGAGCCGGCTGCGGAAGAACGGCAAAATCGACCTGGATTTGCAGGCCGTTTGCCTGCCGGACGGATCGGCGGCGGCGCTGCGGGCGGTTCAGCGTGGCATGATCAACCGCGGCGCGATCGACACCAACGTCAGCGACAGCGTGCTCGCGCTGCCCGCGCTACCGGTGCTGCTGTTCCTGTATGGCAAGGACATCACGATTCCGAAGGGCCGCGAGTTCACCGCCTATCTGGCCGAAGACATCCAACTGGACCGTGCCGGCCTCGAAGACCCGCGACCCGGCGTGTGCACGCCCGGCGTGGACCCGTTCGCCGCGCCACAGCCGGCGGAGGACGTGCTTTCCACGGTGGACGTGAGGTCGAACCCGGATGGGGCGGAAATCGTGGTGAACGGCAGGTTTATGGGCTTTACGCCGGCGACGCTTCGTCTGGCGGCGGGCGAGCATCAGGTGAAACTGCTGAAGCCCGGCAAGGCCACCTGGGAACGGCTGCTGGTGGTGACACCGGGCGGCGAAACCAGAATTCAAGCCGCGATGGAGGACACCCTCGTTGTCTCGCGATAG